In a genomic window of Bemisia tabaci chromosome 1, PGI_BMITA_v3:
- the LOC109038978 gene encoding cell division cycle protein 16 homolog isoform X1, which produces MSCKFETPEPSTSTKDKKKPRKIKPSKNESGSKRSAPKQKMNKTVKVPGTQKSKTQLSATKMLRRKKVKHLEKLVKYYINRLSFDSALFWAQRLLSIDKSAESIYLLGRCLFLKKQYRRAINVIREAGLDKKEINPLCFYLVCKCLYMVGDYPEALDLLSGEPQNVHLTDAPFSCTSRRKSKWMKKYGQKKNIEPSLTVLKAQIHEKMENRIVAAENYKKALEQDIFCYEAFSALVSHHMISSQEEKAIIKKMDEQLANKPINHEKALVREIYQNIIDKYRAPSNNRKEIDAKICPTSHSSKAYPSTNLCKHPYVAIAEAERLYNACYFADCLSVTEEILENSPMHPTCLPIHIACLFQLRLCNKLFQLGEALIKEPKNSNAWYAVGCYYLVSGKVELSRKYFAKATSVDKMNAPAWIAYGHSFGFFTEHDQAMAAYFKSAQLLIGCHLPLLYLGMECTETNNFKLAGNYLGQACQIVPNDPFVIHEMGIVAYQSKEYAQAEKHFDLALALVHERNPVIVAETWGVLLNNLGHTHRKLKNYDRALEYHLKAVKIKPTCPKIRTAVGFVEALLGRYEDAAKSFHRALSIQSDNSFATSMLNICLERLSHEDHIYHEFKNDDFVFIRPSTSHGPAESSKSGLFWSGSPGDLSEDESLIYQLEEGSSGSDSENGFNIGSASEEGSGCSDVEMQDENVS; this is translated from the exons ATGTCTTGTAAATTTGAAACCCCTGAACCAAGTACGTCAACTAAGGATAAGAAAAAACCTAGGAAAA TCAAGCCCTCAAAAAATGAATCAGGAAGTAAAAGGAGTGCGCcaaagcaaaaaatgaacaaaactgTCAAAGTGCCAGGTACTCAAAAAAGTAAGACTCAACTGTCAGCCACAAAGAtgttgaggagaaaaaaagtgaagcATCTAGAAAAACTTGTGAAGTACTACATCAATAGG TTATCATTTGACTCAGCTTTATTTTGGGCCCAGCGTCTTCTATCAATAGACAAATCTGCTGAGAGTATCTATCTACTAGGGAGATGTTTATTTCTGAAGAAACAATATCGTCGTGCCATAAATGTCATCAGGGAGGCTGGTTTAGACAAGAAGGAA ATCAATCCATTATGTTTTTACCTCGTTTGCAAGTGTTTATATATGGTGGGTGACTACCCTGAAGCCCTAGATTTACTCAGTGGAGAACCGCAGAATGTTCATCTCACAGATGCTCCCTTCTCCTGCACTAGCAGAAGGAAATctaaatggatgaaaaaatatggtcaaaagaaaaat ATTGAACCTTCTCTTACTGTTTTGAAAGCTCaaattcacgagaaaatggAAAATAGAATCGTTGCTGCAGAAAACTATAAGAAAGCCTTGGAGCAAGATATATTTTGCTATGAAGCTTTTTCAGCTTTAGTCAGTCATCATATGATTTCTTCTCAAGAAG AAAAggcaatcatcaaaaaaatggATGAGCAGTTAGCTAATAAACCGATCAATCACGAAAAGGCTCTCGTCAGAGAAATTTATCAGAATATCATCGATAAGTATCGTGCTCCATCAAATAATCGCAAAGAAATCGATGCCAAGATATGTCCTACCTCACACAGTTCAAAAGCCTATCCTTCGACCAACCTTTGCAAACATCCATATGTTGCAATAGCAGAAGCTGAAAGACTGTATAATGCTTGTTATTTTGCAGATTGTCTCAGTGTCACTGAAGA AATTCTAGAAAATTCTCCAATGCATCCTACTTGTTTACCGATCCATATTGCTTGCTTATTTCAACTTCGACTGTGCAATA AATTATTTCAACTAGGCGAAGCACTAATCAAAGAGCCGAAGAATTCCAATGCCTGGTATGCAGTCGGATGTTATTATCTTGTCTCTG GTAAAGTTGAATTATCGAGGAAGTACTTTGCCAAGGCAACGTCAGTAGATAAAATGAATGCTCCCGCATGGATTGCATATGGTCATTCGTTTGGATTTTTTACTGAACATGATCAAGCCATGGCAGCCTATTTTAAGAGTGCTCAATTATTAATCGG GTGTCATTTGCCCTTGCTATATCTTGGAATGGAGTGCACTGaaacaaacaatttcaaattagCAGGAAATTACCTAGGACAAGCTTGTCAAATAGTTCCTAATGATCCTTTTGTAATCCACGAAATGGGAATCGTAGCCTATCAAAGCAAAGA GTACGCTCAAGCTGAAAAACATTTTGATCTCGCCTTAGCATTAGTACATGAACGGAATCCTGTTATCGTGGCTGAAACATGGGGTGTGTTACTGAACAATCTTGGTCACACTcatcgaaaattgaaaaattacgatCGAGCTTTAGAATACCATTTAAAG GCAGTGAAAATTAAACCAACGTGTCCAAAAATTAGGACTGCCGTTGGCTTTGTGGAAGCACTTTTAGGTCGTTATGAAGACGCTGCCAAGTCATTTCACAGAGCTTTATCAATACAGTCTGATAATTCCTTTGCAACCAGTATGCTGAATATTTGTTTAGAACGGCTGAGTCATGAGGATCATATTTATCatg aatttaaaaatgacGACTTTGTGTTTATTCGACCATCGACTAGTCATGGACCTGCAGAGAGCTCCAAGTCTGGACTGTTCTGGTCTGGAAGTCCAGGAGACCTCAGCGAGGATGAAAGTTTAATTTATCAACTTGAAGAAGGTTCAAGTGGCTCCGACTCGGAAAATGGGTTCAACATAGGAAGTGCCTCCGAAGAAGGCTCTGGTTGCAGTGATGTTGAAATGCAGGATGAAAATGTATCATAA
- the LOC109038978 gene encoding cell division cycle protein 16 homolog isoform X2, whose product MNKTVKVPGTQKSKTQLSATKMLRRKKVKHLEKLVKYYINRLSFDSALFWAQRLLSIDKSAESIYLLGRCLFLKKQYRRAINVIREAGLDKKEINPLCFYLVCKCLYMVGDYPEALDLLSGEPQNVHLTDAPFSCTSRRKSKWMKKYGQKKNIEPSLTVLKAQIHEKMENRIVAAENYKKALEQDIFCYEAFSALVSHHMISSQEEKAIIKKMDEQLANKPINHEKALVREIYQNIIDKYRAPSNNRKEIDAKICPTSHSSKAYPSTNLCKHPYVAIAEAERLYNACYFADCLSVTEEILENSPMHPTCLPIHIACLFQLRLCNKLFQLGEALIKEPKNSNAWYAVGCYYLVSGKVELSRKYFAKATSVDKMNAPAWIAYGHSFGFFTEHDQAMAAYFKSAQLLIGCHLPLLYLGMECTETNNFKLAGNYLGQACQIVPNDPFVIHEMGIVAYQSKEYAQAEKHFDLALALVHERNPVIVAETWGVLLNNLGHTHRKLKNYDRALEYHLKAVKIKPTCPKIRTAVGFVEALLGRYEDAAKSFHRALSIQSDNSFATSMLNICLERLSHEDHIYHEFKNDDFVFIRPSTSHGPAESSKSGLFWSGSPGDLSEDESLIYQLEEGSSGSDSENGFNIGSASEEGSGCSDVEMQDENVS is encoded by the exons atgaacaaaactgTCAAAGTGCCAGGTACTCAAAAAAGTAAGACTCAACTGTCAGCCACAAAGAtgttgaggagaaaaaaagtgaagcATCTAGAAAAACTTGTGAAGTACTACATCAATAGG TTATCATTTGACTCAGCTTTATTTTGGGCCCAGCGTCTTCTATCAATAGACAAATCTGCTGAGAGTATCTATCTACTAGGGAGATGTTTATTTCTGAAGAAACAATATCGTCGTGCCATAAATGTCATCAGGGAGGCTGGTTTAGACAAGAAGGAA ATCAATCCATTATGTTTTTACCTCGTTTGCAAGTGTTTATATATGGTGGGTGACTACCCTGAAGCCCTAGATTTACTCAGTGGAGAACCGCAGAATGTTCATCTCACAGATGCTCCCTTCTCCTGCACTAGCAGAAGGAAATctaaatggatgaaaaaatatggtcaaaagaaaaat ATTGAACCTTCTCTTACTGTTTTGAAAGCTCaaattcacgagaaaatggAAAATAGAATCGTTGCTGCAGAAAACTATAAGAAAGCCTTGGAGCAAGATATATTTTGCTATGAAGCTTTTTCAGCTTTAGTCAGTCATCATATGATTTCTTCTCAAGAAG AAAAggcaatcatcaaaaaaatggATGAGCAGTTAGCTAATAAACCGATCAATCACGAAAAGGCTCTCGTCAGAGAAATTTATCAGAATATCATCGATAAGTATCGTGCTCCATCAAATAATCGCAAAGAAATCGATGCCAAGATATGTCCTACCTCACACAGTTCAAAAGCCTATCCTTCGACCAACCTTTGCAAACATCCATATGTTGCAATAGCAGAAGCTGAAAGACTGTATAATGCTTGTTATTTTGCAGATTGTCTCAGTGTCACTGAAGA AATTCTAGAAAATTCTCCAATGCATCCTACTTGTTTACCGATCCATATTGCTTGCTTATTTCAACTTCGACTGTGCAATA AATTATTTCAACTAGGCGAAGCACTAATCAAAGAGCCGAAGAATTCCAATGCCTGGTATGCAGTCGGATGTTATTATCTTGTCTCTG GTAAAGTTGAATTATCGAGGAAGTACTTTGCCAAGGCAACGTCAGTAGATAAAATGAATGCTCCCGCATGGATTGCATATGGTCATTCGTTTGGATTTTTTACTGAACATGATCAAGCCATGGCAGCCTATTTTAAGAGTGCTCAATTATTAATCGG GTGTCATTTGCCCTTGCTATATCTTGGAATGGAGTGCACTGaaacaaacaatttcaaattagCAGGAAATTACCTAGGACAAGCTTGTCAAATAGTTCCTAATGATCCTTTTGTAATCCACGAAATGGGAATCGTAGCCTATCAAAGCAAAGA GTACGCTCAAGCTGAAAAACATTTTGATCTCGCCTTAGCATTAGTACATGAACGGAATCCTGTTATCGTGGCTGAAACATGGGGTGTGTTACTGAACAATCTTGGTCACACTcatcgaaaattgaaaaattacgatCGAGCTTTAGAATACCATTTAAAG GCAGTGAAAATTAAACCAACGTGTCCAAAAATTAGGACTGCCGTTGGCTTTGTGGAAGCACTTTTAGGTCGTTATGAAGACGCTGCCAAGTCATTTCACAGAGCTTTATCAATACAGTCTGATAATTCCTTTGCAACCAGTATGCTGAATATTTGTTTAGAACGGCTGAGTCATGAGGATCATATTTATCatg aatttaaaaatgacGACTTTGTGTTTATTCGACCATCGACTAGTCATGGACCTGCAGAGAGCTCCAAGTCTGGACTGTTCTGGTCTGGAAGTCCAGGAGACCTCAGCGAGGATGAAAGTTTAATTTATCAACTTGAAGAAGGTTCAAGTGGCTCCGACTCGGAAAATGGGTTCAACATAGGAAGTGCCTCCGAAGAAGGCTCTGGTTGCAGTGATGTTGAAATGCAGGATGAAAATGTATCATAA
- the Creld gene encoding cysteine-rich with EGF-like domain protein 2 isoform X1, translated as MITSKYLLLIIFYLHCVRCSLKPKTKHDDILPPCSSCKVLVESFMKGVKRTSRENFAGGDAAWEEEKLGTYATSEVRLIEIQEKLCSEVERGKDQCLTLSETHEALLEDWWFNEQKVSPDLKQWLCVDLLKVCCPAGHFGADCQPCPGFPKVCFGNGKCKGDGTRKGNGACVCDAGYTGEYCDACGPGYYQSYKDDDKLLCSKCHPACSGNCTEAGTKGCEACNEGWAMTAENGCVDVNECVLPDVCKHNQFCVNEEGNYSCIECDAACSGCYGDGPDMCIKCAPGYFLQDNFCVVMTARQWAQTSTLTRYLTYFGLCVATCIIFQKNVIVASVIGLAVAVYVSVSEYMLSSINNEPQMLSGLDFNKLFAKT; from the exons ATGATAACTTCGAAGTATCTTTTACTGATCATCTTCTATCTTCATTGTGTAAGGTGCTCTTTAAAACCCAAAACCAAACATGATGACATTCTCCCACCATGCAGTAGTTGCAAAGTATTGGTTGAATCTTTCATGAAG GGAGTTAAGAGGACCtctcgcgaaaattttgctggTGGTGATGCAGCTTGGGAAGAAGAAAAACTTGGCACCTATGCAACTAGTGAGGTTCGGCTGATAGAgattcaggaaaaattgtgctccGAAGTCGAAAGAGGAAAAGACCAG TGTCTGACTCTAAGTGAAACACATGAAGCACTTCTGGAAGACTGGTGGTTTAATGAACAGAAAGTTAGCCCTGATTTAAAGCAGTGGCTGTGCGTGGACCTTCTCAAAGTTTGCTGCCCCGCCGGTCATTTTGGTGCTGATTGTCAACCCTGTCCTGGTTTCCCCAAAGTTTGTTTTGGAAACGGAAAATGCAAG GGTGACGGGACAAGGAAAGGTAACGGAGCTTGCGTTTGTGATGCTGGATACACAGGGGAATATTGTGATGCATGTGGTCCTGGCTACTATCAGTCATACAAAGATGATGATAAACTCCTTTGTTCTAAATGTCATCCAGCATGTAGTGGAAACTGCACAGAAGCAGGAACCAAAG GCTGTGAAGCTTGTAATGAGGGCTGGGCCATGACAGCAGAAAATGGATGTGTGGATGTCAACGAATGTGTTCTACCAGATGTCTGTAAACACAATCAATTTTGTGTCAACGAAGAAGGCAACTACTCTTGTATTG AATGTGATGCAGCGTGTTCTGGCTGCTATGGCGATGGGCCAGATATGTGCATCAAATGCGCCCCTGGCTATTTTCTGCAAGATAATTTCTGCGTTG tgatgactGCGAGGCAGTGGGCACAAACATCAACCCTGACAAGGTATCTGACTTATTTTGGTCTTTGCGTTGCAACATgcattatttttcagaaaaacgtCATAGTTGCAAGTGTGATCGGCCTGGCAGTAGCAGTTTACGTTTCCGTCTCTGAGTACATGCTCAGTTCAATCAATAATGAGCCCCAAATGTTGAGTGGGCTGGACTTCAATAAACTCTTTGCCAAAACGTGA
- the Creld gene encoding cysteine-rich with EGF-like domain protein 2 isoform X2: MITSKYLLLIIFYLHCVRCSLKPKTKHDDILPPCSSCKVLVESFMKGVKRTSRENFAGGDAAWEEEKLGTYATSEVRLIEIQEKLCSEVERGKDQCLTLSETHEALLEDWWFNEQKVSPDLKQWLCVDLLKVCCPAGHFGADCQPCPGFPKVCFGNGKCKGDGTRKGNGACVCDAGYTGEYCDACGPGYYQSYKDDDKLLCSKCHPACSGNCTEAGTKGCEACNEGWAMTAENGCVDVNECVLPDVCKHNQFCVNEEGNYSCIECDAACSGCYGDGPDMCIKCAPGYFLQDNFCVVEDFFDGSSNHLCHLSDYWSFLRHDSYCPNL, encoded by the exons ATGATAACTTCGAAGTATCTTTTACTGATCATCTTCTATCTTCATTGTGTAAGGTGCTCTTTAAAACCCAAAACCAAACATGATGACATTCTCCCACCATGCAGTAGTTGCAAAGTATTGGTTGAATCTTTCATGAAG GGAGTTAAGAGGACCtctcgcgaaaattttgctggTGGTGATGCAGCTTGGGAAGAAGAAAAACTTGGCACCTATGCAACTAGTGAGGTTCGGCTGATAGAgattcaggaaaaattgtgctccGAAGTCGAAAGAGGAAAAGACCAG TGTCTGACTCTAAGTGAAACACATGAAGCACTTCTGGAAGACTGGTGGTTTAATGAACAGAAAGTTAGCCCTGATTTAAAGCAGTGGCTGTGCGTGGACCTTCTCAAAGTTTGCTGCCCCGCCGGTCATTTTGGTGCTGATTGTCAACCCTGTCCTGGTTTCCCCAAAGTTTGTTTTGGAAACGGAAAATGCAAG GGTGACGGGACAAGGAAAGGTAACGGAGCTTGCGTTTGTGATGCTGGATACACAGGGGAATATTGTGATGCATGTGGTCCTGGCTACTATCAGTCATACAAAGATGATGATAAACTCCTTTGTTCTAAATGTCATCCAGCATGTAGTGGAAACTGCACAGAAGCAGGAACCAAAG GCTGTGAAGCTTGTAATGAGGGCTGGGCCATGACAGCAGAAAATGGATGTGTGGATGTCAACGAATGTGTTCTACCAGATGTCTGTAAACACAATCAATTTTGTGTCAACGAAGAAGGCAACTACTCTTGTATTG AATGTGATGCAGCGTGTTCTGGCTGCTATGGCGATGGGCCAGATATGTGCATCAAATGCGCCCCTGGCTATTTTCTGCAAGATAATTTCTGCGTTG TAGAAGATTTCTTTGATGGATCGTCTAACCATTTGTGTCATCTGAGCGATTACTGGTCATTTCTGCGGCATGATTCCTATTGTCCCAACCTCTGA
- the Creld gene encoding cysteine-rich with EGF-like domain protein 2 isoform X3 yields MITSKYLLLIIFYLHCVRCSLKPKTKHDDILPPCSSCKVLVESFMKGVKRTSRENFAGGDAAWEEEKLGTYATSEVRLIEIQEKLCSEVERGKDQCLTLSETHEALLEDWWFNEQKVSPDLKQWLCVDLLKVCCPAGHFGADCQPCPGFPKVCFGNGKCKGDGTRKGNGACVCDAGYTGEYCDACGPGYYQSYKDDDKLLCSKCHPACSGNCTEAGTKGCEACNEGWAMTAENGCVDVNECVLPDVCKHNQFCVNEEGNYSCIECDAACSGCYGDGPDMCIKCAPGYFLQDNFCVEDFFDGSSNHLCHLSDYWSFLRHDSYCPNL; encoded by the exons ATGATAACTTCGAAGTATCTTTTACTGATCATCTTCTATCTTCATTGTGTAAGGTGCTCTTTAAAACCCAAAACCAAACATGATGACATTCTCCCACCATGCAGTAGTTGCAAAGTATTGGTTGAATCTTTCATGAAG GGAGTTAAGAGGACCtctcgcgaaaattttgctggTGGTGATGCAGCTTGGGAAGAAGAAAAACTTGGCACCTATGCAACTAGTGAGGTTCGGCTGATAGAgattcaggaaaaattgtgctccGAAGTCGAAAGAGGAAAAGACCAG TGTCTGACTCTAAGTGAAACACATGAAGCACTTCTGGAAGACTGGTGGTTTAATGAACAGAAAGTTAGCCCTGATTTAAAGCAGTGGCTGTGCGTGGACCTTCTCAAAGTTTGCTGCCCCGCCGGTCATTTTGGTGCTGATTGTCAACCCTGTCCTGGTTTCCCCAAAGTTTGTTTTGGAAACGGAAAATGCAAG GGTGACGGGACAAGGAAAGGTAACGGAGCTTGCGTTTGTGATGCTGGATACACAGGGGAATATTGTGATGCATGTGGTCCTGGCTACTATCAGTCATACAAAGATGATGATAAACTCCTTTGTTCTAAATGTCATCCAGCATGTAGTGGAAACTGCACAGAAGCAGGAACCAAAG GCTGTGAAGCTTGTAATGAGGGCTGGGCCATGACAGCAGAAAATGGATGTGTGGATGTCAACGAATGTGTTCTACCAGATGTCTGTAAACACAATCAATTTTGTGTCAACGAAGAAGGCAACTACTCTTGTATTG AATGTGATGCAGCGTGTTCTGGCTGCTATGGCGATGGGCCAGATATGTGCATCAAATGCGCCCCTGGCTATTTTCTGCAAGATAATTTCTGCGTTG AAGATTTCTTTGATGGATCGTCTAACCATTTGTGTCATCTGAGCGATTACTGGTCATTTCTGCGGCATGATTCCTATTGTCCCAACCTCTGA